In Streptomyces ambofaciens ATCC 23877, a single genomic region encodes these proteins:
- a CDS encoding 1-hydroxy-2-methyl-2-butenyl 4-diphosphate reductase, whose product MNAQTGPSPLLIACALGIEHLALRTGDRGGAGGPVTVLRTGMGPRAAERSVTRALAEDPTLGDAVVLATGFCAGLAPGMHPGDLVVAEETRDPRSTVACVGTDRLVKELARALPRRTVHTGPLTGSDHVVRGPERADLLATGAIAVDMESAATLLSAVRAGARPVAAVRVVVDAPEHELVRIGTVRGGISAFRVLRSVLPAFFEWHRSLLLPRR is encoded by the coding sequence ATGAACGCGCAGACCGGCCCGTCCCCGCTGCTGATCGCCTGCGCGCTCGGCATCGAGCACCTCGCCCTGCGCACCGGCGACCGCGGCGGCGCCGGCGGACCGGTCACCGTCCTGCGCACCGGCATGGGCCCCAGGGCCGCCGAGCGCTCGGTCACCCGGGCCCTGGCCGAGGACCCGACGCTCGGCGACGCCGTCGTGCTGGCCACGGGCTTCTGCGCGGGACTCGCCCCCGGCATGCACCCGGGCGACCTGGTCGTCGCCGAGGAGACCCGGGACCCGCGCTCCACCGTCGCCTGCGTCGGGACCGACCGGCTGGTGAAGGAGCTCGCGCGGGCCCTTCCCCGGCGCACCGTCCACACCGGGCCGCTCACCGGCTCGGACCACGTCGTCCGCGGCCCCGAGCGCGCCGACCTGCTCGCCACCGGCGCGATCGCCGTCGACATGGAGTCCGCGGCCACGCTCCTGAGCGCCGTCCGGGCGGGCGCGCGCCCGGTTGCGGCCGTCCGGGTGGTCGTGGACGCTCCAGAACACGAGCTGGTCCGGATCGGCACGGTGCGCGGTGGAATATCAGCTTTCCGTGTTCTCCGATCCGTTCTTCCCGCATTCTTCGAATGGCACCGTTCGTTGCTGCTCCCCCGGAGGTGA